Below is a window of Streptomyces genisteinicus DNA.
GGAGCCGACGACGGTGAACCGGACCGGCTCGGGACGCCGGACCGGCTCGGGACGCCGGGCCGGTCCGGGGGCGACGACGGGGAGATCGACGGTGTCGACGAGGCTCTCGCGCTGGTGAGCGGTGCACGCCAGGGCACGCACCGGTCCGCCGCGCGGCCGGACAGCGCCGGGGCCGAGCGCGGCAGGCACCGGGCGCACCCCTGGCCCGCCGCACGGTCGGTGGCCGCCGGCGCCGGACGTTCCCGCGCTCCCCGTACCGTGCGCCTGCCTCTCGCGGAGGCGCTCGGCACCGTGCTCGCCGAGCCGCTGACCGCGCTGTGCGACCTCCCCTCCTTCGACACCTCCGCGATGGACGGCTGGGCCGTGGCCGGCCCCGGGCCCTGGCGGATCGCGTCCGAGGGTTCGATCCTGGCGGGTCACGGCGGCGCCGCACCGCTGCCGGACGGCACCGCACTGCGGATCGCCACCGGCGCCCGGGTGCCGCTGGAGACCACCGCGGTGATCCGCAGCGAGCACGCCCGCGCCGCGGAGGGCACACGGCTGCTGCACGCGGAGCGCCCCGTGACCCCCGGCCAGGACATCCGTCCGCGCGGGCAGGAGTGCCGTACCGGTGACCGGCTGCTGCCCACGGGGACGGCCGTGACGCCGGCCGTCCTCGGGCTCGCCGCGGCGGCGGGCTACGACACCCTGCTCGCGGTGGTGCGCCCCCGCGCGGAGGTGCTGGTCCTCGGGGACGAACTGCTCACCTCCGGGCTCCCGCACGAGGGGCTGATCCGCGACGCCCTCGGCCCGATGATCGGACCCTGGCTGCACGCGCTGGGGGCGGACGTCGTCGCCACCCGGCGGATCGGCGACGACGCGGACGCCCTGTACCGGGCCGTCACGGCCTCGGACGCCGACCTGGTCGTCACCACCGGCGGCACGGCGGCGGGACCCGTCGACCATGTCCACCCGGTGCTGCGCAGGGCCGGGGCAGAGCTCCTGGTCGACCAGGTCGCCGTGCGGCCCGGACATCCGATGCTGCTGGCGCGGCTCCCCGACGGCCGCCATCTGGTGGGTCTGCCGGGCAACCCCCTGGCGGCGGTGTCGGGCCTGCTGACCCTCGCCGGACCGGTACTGCGTACGCTCTCCGGCCGGGAACCGGAACGTCCGTGCCGGCTGCCCGTGCGCGACACGGTGCAGGGGCATCCGCACGACACCCGCCTCGTACCCTTCGCGTACGACAGGGGACGGCCGGCCCCCCTGCACTACAACGGGCCTGCCATGCTGCGCGGAGTCGCCGTCGCGGACGGTCTGGTCGTGATCCCGCCCGGCGGCGCCGAACCAGGAGACGACGTGGAAGTGATCGACCTGCCCTGGGCCGGGCGGGCGTCCGTGGAAGGCGGGTGTTTCACGTGAAACTCTCCGGCCAGGACGCCATGGCCCGCAACGCCGACGAACACCTGGTCACCGGCCGGGTGAAGCTCCCCCGCCGGATCGTCGAGCGGCCGCTGCGCCAGGTCAGCAAGCGGCTGCTGATGGCGCTGATGGTGCTCGCCATCACCGTGCTGCTGGTCTACACCGACCGGAGCGGCTACCACGACAACGCGGACGACAGCGTCGACTTCCTCGACGCCGTCTACTACGCGACCGTCACCCTCTCGACCACGGGCTACGGCGACATCGTGCCGTACAGCAGTGGGGCCCGGCTGACCAATGTGCTGCTGGTGACGCCGCTGCGTGTGCTCTTTCTGATCATCCTGGTCGGCACGACCCTCGAGGTGCTCACCGAGCGCACCCGCGAGGAGTGGCGACTGAACCGCTGGAGGGCCAGCTTGCGCGACCACACCGTCATCGTCGGCTTCGGCACCAAGGGCCGGTCGGCCATGCAGACCCTGTGCGCGACCGGACTGCGGAAGGACCAGATCGTCGTCGTCGACCCGAGCGGCAAGGTCATCGAAGCGGCGAACGCCGAGGGCTTCGTCGGCGTCGTCGGCGACGCCACCCGCAGCGACGTCCTCACCCGGGCGGAGCTCCAGAAGGCCCGGCAGGTCATCATCGCGCCGCAGCGCGACGACACCGCCGTGCTGGTGACCCTCACCGCCCGGCAGCTCAACCGCGGGGCGAAGATCGTCGCCGCGGTCCGTGAGGAGGAGAACGCTCCGCTGCTGCGCCAGTCCGGGGCGGACGCCGTGATCACCAGCTCCGGCGCGGCGGGCCGACTGCTCGGCCTGTCCGTGCTCAGCCCCAGCGCGGGCACGGTCATGGAGGACCTGATCCAGCAGGGCAGCGGGCTCGACCTCATCGAACGACCGGTCATAAAGGCCGAGGTGGGCCTCAGTGTGCGGGAGACGGAGGATCTGGTCGTGAGCGTGCTCCGCGGCCACCGGCTGCTGCCGTACGACGACCCCGCGGCCAGCCCGCTGCAGCTCACGGACCGCCTGATCACCATCGTGCGCGCGCAGAACGACCCGGCCCCCGGGGGCCGGGAGTAGCCTCGCCGCCATGCATGCGATCACGATTCCCGAACCCGGTGGTCCCGAGGCCCTCGTCTGGGCGGAGGTGCCGGATCCCGTCCCCGCCGAGGGGGAGGTCCTCGTCGAGGTGGCCGCCGGCGCGGTCAACCGCGCCGATCTGCTGCAACGGCAGGGCTTCTACGACCCGCCGCCCGGCGCCTCCCCGTACCCGGGGCTGGAGTGCTCGGGCCGGATCGCCGCTCTGGGACCCGGGGTCTCGGGGTGGGCCGTCGGCGACGAGGTGTGCGCACTCCTCGCCGGCGGCGGCTACGCGGAGAAGGTCGCGGTCCCGGTCGGGCAGCTGCTCCCGGTCCCCGCGGGGCTCGACCTGGTCACGGCCGCCGCGCTGCCCGAGGTGACGGCGACGGTCTGGTCGAACGTCTTCATGGTCGCGCACCTGCGCCCGGGA
It encodes the following:
- a CDS encoding molybdopterin-binding protein; this translates as MPPTATPPTGAADAPGTPDAPDASGASDPEPQPGPRPQPAPRPEPQPHAESEPHPGPHLHRRPGAAEAAGADDGEPDRLGTPDRLGTPGRSGGDDGEIDGVDEALALVSGARQGTHRSAARPDSAGAERGRHRAHPWPAARSVAAGAGRSRAPRTVRLPLAEALGTVLAEPLTALCDLPSFDTSAMDGWAVAGPGPWRIASEGSILAGHGGAAPLPDGTALRIATGARVPLETTAVIRSEHARAAEGTRLLHAERPVTPGQDIRPRGQECRTGDRLLPTGTAVTPAVLGLAAAAGYDTLLAVVRPRAEVLVLGDELLTSGLPHEGLIRDALGPMIGPWLHALGADVVATRRIGDDADALYRAVTASDADLVVTTGGTAAGPVDHVHPVLRRAGAELLVDQVAVRPGHPMLLARLPDGRHLVGLPGNPLAAVSGLLTLAGPVLRTLSGREPERPCRLPVRDTVQGHPHDTRLVPFAYDRGRPAPLHYNGPAMLRGVAVADGLVVIPPGGAEPGDDVEVIDLPWAGRASVEGGCFT
- a CDS encoding potassium channel family protein, whose protein sequence is MARNADEHLVTGRVKLPRRIVERPLRQVSKRLLMALMVLAITVLLVYTDRSGYHDNADDSVDFLDAVYYATVTLSTTGYGDIVPYSSGARLTNVLLVTPLRVLFLIILVGTTLEVLTERTREEWRLNRWRASLRDHTVIVGFGTKGRSAMQTLCATGLRKDQIVVVDPSGKVIEAANAEGFVGVVGDATRSDVLTRAELQKARQVIIAPQRDDTAVLVTLTARQLNRGAKIVAAVREEENAPLLRQSGADAVITSSGAAGRLLGLSVLSPSAGTVMEDLIQQGSGLDLIERPVIKAEVGLSVRETEDLVVSVLRGHRLLPYDDPAASPLQLTDRLITIVRAQNDPAPGGRE